The Raphanus sativus cultivar WK10039 chromosome 6, ASM80110v3, whole genome shotgun sequence sequence CAAATCATCCTGCTTTGCCTGAAGCTCCTCCATGGTTGTCTCCAAAGCCTTGAGATTCTTCTCCAGATTGTTAATATAACCCCTTCTGATGCATAACCACTGAAAGATTTGATTCGTACACTGATCACATGATAGCGAGAAAGAGATACAACTTCCCATATTACAGAGAAAGTGATAACTATTGGAAGGAATTTACTGATTTGAATAAACAGAGAGATGAGAGAGCAACGATACACAGAGGAAAATAagtaataatcaaattaaaatctTGGAAGCCTTCCCATCCCTCTGACTTTGGGGGTGGATAAGTTTACTTCAGATTATTTCTTGATTAAAAAAGTCATGCAAGAATAAAATAACTTATTCTGTGCATTCAATTTGATGATCTATATATTATCAATGACGTTTTTCCCGTTAAGAATTAATAAGAAACTATTCCAATACCAAAAGATCATCAGTTTGTATGAAATAAGTTATTTTTAGAGATAATTTGCTGTATATACacaaaaacaactaaaattagGAAACTACCCTAAATACATAGAAATCCCCAATCTCTGTAGTAATATACACACAAAATGAATGGAAGAACAAGAGATTGCAATGCAAATTACATAGATAACTATTAAGTAAGAACGATAACCTATTTTGTAACATCTAACAAACTATGTATCAGTTAAGGCAATTATTTCTGAATATTTAATCACCCATTTTCAAAAATGTCTAATATGTTTGATAGCAGCTAACTACACATGTATATGCTAAAGATTAAGTTATCATGTTAATCTATAATGAAACACCTAACAAACTATGTATCATATGAATACAACTATATTGTACAAAGGAAGTTTAACACTAACTTTaactcaatattttatataaattattagcAGATAATCtgtttattacaaaataatacttATCATATAACAAAAGCAATGATCTTAATGTACTATGTTATTTAGCACTTAAACTTATGGTTGATGTAACTTATTAGTTTACATATGATACAATAATGATTAAccgtaaaaaaatataaattaacagaTAAAAATTAAGTTAGCATGATAATCTGTTTTGTAGCATTtaacaaatcatatatatagCTAACACAAGCTACTTCAATGTTTTTAcccataaatttcaaaaatcatCAACATATTTTGTAACGGTTAAAAAAACATGTATCAGTTAATAACAATACACTATATAAAAATTTGCAAACCACATCTTTTGTTAACATCTATTGACATTTGATTTATCAACACGTAAATTGAAAAGATCTCTCTTGTAGTGTTATGTACTCACCTGAAACCTTCAAAATCGTGATCAACATCAAACAAATTGACATGAAGACTAGTGTAgatgaactcctcaagaagataatattttttggatCCACAATaatggaaataaaaaaaaagaagaagaatccatTTGTTTTGTGCAAGAGATTAGAAATAACACAAAAAgagaataaataatattatttgggTAAGAGATAAAGTTATAAAGAAatagagagagaaggaagaagggttgttcaaaaaaaaagagagaaagaagaagagagtttGGGCAGGCAGGGCATGGACAGGGACAAGAGCAAGGATAGGGACAATATTGGGGTTTAGAAATATCAATAGTGCTTAGGATATTTACTTAAATATGGATTTTTTGGTGTATATGGAGCCTAATATctcttatttttattcttaaatattCTATTGACGTGTAGAGATGAACTTAGAGATCATCGCTTGGTTCTCAACGTATTTCTTTGCacacatattatattaattatgatattttagCAAGTCGCACATTCGAACCAACTACAATTTAGGATTAGAATTGAAAAACACAACTCTTCATGTTAATTAGGATTACTATTATTAATAgataacattatatttttcaCATAATTTCAGTCCAAATTCTGTATAAATACACCTACAAAAactcaaaagataaaaattaaaagttttagtaattattcaaaatttaaataaataattcaaataattaatatctagtataaatatttaaaatatctaaatccaTGATATTATATTGTTAACAGAATTCGAGATAATAATCGAACTTGCAATAATTACGAATCTAGAACgaatcaaaactataaaatttaacGAATCAGAATTATCTAAAATCTGGAACAGGTCGAATAGGTTGAATTTGAAAACTCAAAAACCAGATATGTAGATTGAACTTGTATTCGAACAACTATGCAATTGTGGAGAACGCTAAACCCGATTTAATTTTGTGTGAAACTCTAAAACCCGGTTTAATTTTGGGGGGAACGCTTAACCGATTTATACCTGTTTTGCCTATAAATACTCAATTTCGTGATGATGGAACTTTCACTGCTCAATCTACCTGATCACATCAAACGTACTACTACGCAGCCATGAGAGGCCCTAGACCCGAAGATTTCGACTCCAGCGCTAGCCACCCGACGCCCACGTTTCCCGCCGGCGGTAGCCGGAAGAAAGGCATGGGCGTGAGGACGTGGCTGGTGCTCTGCTCGTCGGGGAAAGAGCAGGCGACGGAAGCCGGGAAACACACCATCATGCGTCGGACGGGCTTACCGGCGCGCGATCTCCGGATCCTCGATCCTCTGCTGTCGTATCCGTCTACCGTTCTAGGCCGCGAGAGAGCGATCGTCATCAATCTGGAGCATATCAAGGCGATCATCACGGCTCAGGAGGTTTTGATTCTGAATTCGAAGGATCCTTCGGTGGTGCCGTTTATTGAGGAGCTGCAGAGGAGGATTAGGTGTCACCATCACGCCACTAAACCTCAGGTGGTTttagaaattagggttttgctTTTCACTGTTAGTTTAGAAACGTATGGCTGATTGTATTGTTTGGTATATGATATGTTGTATTGAACCAGCCTAGAGGTACTTGAGGGCGAAACCTAATGCTGTAATCACtagcaataaaaaaatataggtGGCCACCGGACACTGtggttaattaaaaaaaaatgttgtattGAGTGATGAAATGGTGATGTGATTGTCTATTTTTAGATACAACCTCAGGTAGTTgtagaaattagggttttttttttttggaattatcAGGAAGTTCCAAAGCCCTAATCCACAGACTCGAAACCACATCATCTAATGTGATTGTCTATTTATAGATACTAACCACTCTCTGGTTTCTTTGTATGCGTTGTGTAAAGGAGGGAGAGAACACTGAGGGAGCTGCACAGGGAGAAGCTGGAACGTCACAGTTGTCTAGGGATCAAGGGGAGGAAGCTAAGAAGGATAAGATGCAAAGTCTTGGGAATCAAGATGGATCCAAGGTTCTTCCTTTTGAGTTTGTTGCTCTTGAAGCTTGTCTTGAGGCTGCGTCCACCAGTTTGGAAAGTgaggtattattattattattatacttatggttttgtttctatttttgtgtGGTGTATtttcaatttgttattttatctGATGTAGGCCGTGAGATTGGAGTTGGAGGCCCATCCAGCTATGGATAAGCTTACTATCAAGATCAGTACCCTCAACTTGGAGCGTGTTCGACAGATTAAAAGCAGGCTGGTTGCAATCACTGGGCGTGTTCAGAAGGTgttgtgatgatgatgactcctgtgatctttttttcttttatgaagaCAAATCTTGTTGTAATCTAACCTTATTTGTCTTCACTTGCGTAGGTTAGGGACGCACTAGAACATCTCCtagacgatgatgaagacatggctGAGATGTATCTTACTGATAAGTTAGCTCTTCCTGAAGGAGACGAGGATGACAGGCATGCACCAGACTTTTTTTAGAACATACTAGCTTTGGGTTGCTctgatattagttttttttttttttataccaTGACCTGCCACAGGTTTCGTGCCGAAGTTTCTCCTGAAAGCTGCCATCGAGGAAGTGACGCTCACAACCTTCTAATGAGAGCTCATAGCGCACTTAGCAGAAACAGCCGTGGGACGAGCTCAAGCCAGAGTGGTATGACCAACAAACTCAATGTGCAAGAGCTTGAAATGCTTTTGGAAGCATATTTCGTGCAGATCGATGGTACACTGAACAAACTATCAACAGTAAGTGGTGTGATGCTTTATTAGTAAATATCACTCTTGTCAGATAGTCATGTTGTTACTTCTTCTTATACAATATCGTGTGATGTTTGAATGGAAAAAGCTAAGGGAATACGTGGATGACACGGAGGACTACATCAACATAATGCTAGATGGCAAACAGAATAATCTTCTGCAGATGGGTGTACAGCTAACAACGGCAACTCTGGTGATGAGTCTCTTTATAGCTGTTGCAGGAGTGTTCGGGATGAACATAACCATAGAGCTGTTCAACGATAATGTAGCTGGTCCGGGGAGATTCATGTGGACAGTGATTGGAGGTACGGCAGGAAGTTTATTCCTCTATTTTGGTGCCATCGGATGGTATAAGCAGAAGCGTTTGCTTGAATGAGTCAACCAAAACATAGTGGGATAATAATGTCTCTTGCCAAAACTTAGGAgagtccttttttttttttagtttttcttttcttatttattgtTCTAGAGGATCTTACACTTGAAAACCTTTTAGTCTCACTATTTTCACAATAAAGCCAGAGCAAATTGGAAATTACATGATTAATCTTTGCTAAATTTTGATAATACATCTAGGTACGTTTCCTTGTCCGTGTTTCGCTTTAACAGGTTGTGGAAAAGGATATTAAAACAGACTTATCCAGTCCGTTTATGTATGGGTCCAGCCCGTTTAAATTAAATCCGTTTTGAATTTGTCTATGTGAAACCTGTTTAACTTGAAGCTTATTTAAAGTTTGTTTGGAAAAGAATAAacataacattttatattataactAGTGCTATGTCCGCGCGGAGCGATTATCTTTAgttgtaattttaatttacatgtgttgttattttttaattgtaatatatattttgtttcattatattaaaattaacttgaaattaaattataaattattctaAATCTGTTTTTTAGTTAATAGTAGTTGATTTATGAATTGTCGTGTAATTAGAGATTTGATTTAGGTATGAATTGGTTTTTATGGTTATTTTATTAAGGAATAACAATATTGTGTGTTATGAGTTTTGGTTTTTGATATCAGTAGATTGTGTTGtacttattaaaaaacatttaaaaccaTTAAATTATGTCATTCGTAACGGTTCCATATAGTTTGATTTTGGGGCTCTTGACGTTGTAAAAGTCACTATTCTTAATGTTGTAGTTGTACtacaatatttttgttttttggttcttctcttctttagtgTTTGTCttcttctatttttgttttcactCTTTTCCGgtgttaaaattttatgttttactaaACCAATGTCTAACCCATATTGCTTCGTAGACAGCGTTATGGTTTCAACATACTTCTTCTCAAGTGAGTAAATATCTTGATTGATGAGAGACAAAGGACATGTAATTTGGTGGAACGGAGGAATCATTTACAGTGACGTTCGCTTGATTGTCAAGCTATGCTAAGCTGTGAGCTATGCAGACGAAGAAAATTTACAGGACCgagaaaaaaatcttatatcttTGTTGCTGCAGCTGACTTGGAGAGGATTCATGAATTTCTCAAGCTATGATTAATTTTCATATCATGCACACAATTGCTGAGTTTGAAAAATGTTATCTATAAGTTTCTGTTTGAATTATCTAGCGATATGTAGataatcatttaaaagaaaTCTATTAAAGTATCAGTGTTTTAAACTCTCTCAGTTTATAAAGGATATTATACTAAAATTGAAGCTTGTGTTTTTTTACTACAATAACATGTGAGAATGAAAACTTGTATACTTTGTGTTGTTTTCTTCTGAACGAAGATGTCAATAAAACGAATTTGCTCTTTTTGAAAACTGAGAATAAACTTGCAGTGAGTGGTCATTAGATTCACACACGAATTTAGCTCTCTGTTATTTCTTAACCTCGTGATGACTCTGAGTTGTTGTGTTCTTTAAGGCGAAACACTGGACTGTATTAATTTGGGTTGATAATCACACACATAcatcagaaaattaattaaagcacacattaatattataatacatGGTTAGTATTATAATAATTGGTtagcaaaaatatttaaactaagaTGGTATAGTCTGAAGTTAGTCATgagattttgaattttggttTTCTATCATTGATAAATTTGGTTAAACTGAGATAACTGTGCTTCAGTTAGTTGAAAGTTTACataattctataaatataaaatttagttaatcacggaaaaagataatataaatttaagcAGAATATAAGTTTTAATATCCAATGTATAATTTCAAAAGTTAATCCATTATAAAAAAGAAAGGGAACAAATTGCATTCATAGTTTAAATAAATGAGATGTAGTGCGAGAAGAAGTGAGGTGAGATTTAATGATTGAATTAAAACCATCTTTTAAACAGGAGAGAAACGTTATTCGTCGGAGAAGATGAGGAAAAATAGTCACAGTGGGAATTGAAGAAGATGGCTGAGATATAACTCTAAGATTCAGGCGGGCCAGATAGATGAAAATAGTGAATTCCAATGAATTCACAAATCCCATTGTATAACTCCTATTTTAATCATAAGAAACAATTTCCAAAACCTCAATGAACGAATGCACATTTCAACCGAAAGAAACAACCGAAACAAAAAAACTCTCTATAAAAACTTGACATGTGTCACATTTTGGAATTCCCTTCGTTAATGTGGCATATTGTAAAGAGTTTCTCTTctactttattattatagatatTTCTCTCTTCTGAAGCAATCTGTCAAATGtactaaaatacaaaaatccatagaaataataccgaaaaataaaaattgctTAGTTTAACTAAAATGCAAAGTCCacaacaaaactaaaattaaaaagtcCATAAATGTGATACCATTCTCCTCCATCTTGCACTACAAAGGCCTACCCATAATCAAGATATAACCAACTATTACATATTTTCatcaatcaaattataaaataatgtaaaatcaT is a genomic window containing:
- the LOC108807134 gene encoding magnesium transporter MRS2-3 gives rise to the protein MRGPRPEDFDSSASHPTPTFPAGGSRKKGMGVRTWLVLCSSGKEQATEAGKHTIMRRTGLPARDLRILDPLLSYPSTVLGRERAIVINLEHIKAIITAQEVLILNSKDPSVVPFIEELQRRIRCHHHATKPQEGENTEGAAQGEAGTSQLSRDQGEEAKKDKMQSLGNQDGSKVLPFEFVALEACLEAASTSLESEAVRLELEAHPAMDKLTIKISTLNLERVRQIKSRLVAITGRVQKVRDALEHLLDDDEDMAEMYLTDKLALPEGDEDDRFRAEVSPESCHRGSDAHNLLMRAHSALSRNSRGTSSSQSGMTNKLNVQELEMLLEAYFVQIDGTLNKLSTLREYVDDTEDYINIMLDGKQNNLLQMGVQLTTATLVMSLFIAVAGVFGMNITIELFNDNVAGPGRFMWTVIGGTAGSLFLYFGAIGWYKQKRLLE